Genomic segment of Sebastes fasciatus isolate fSebFas1 chromosome 3, fSebFas1.pri, whole genome shotgun sequence:
GGTGCGTAGCCCAGAAAGCAATCACGTCCTGTTCAGTATATTCACTTTAATGCCCTCAGACCGGCGCTACAAAGCACCCCCTAGGAATACAAATCGCTACTTGAAGTCCTTCATTCCTTCTGCTATCAGGCTGCTAAATGTTGATAGTAGCCTTTTTGAATCAATGCCTTATTTTGTTCTTAAACCACAATAGTCGGTTCACACCatgtctgtttttcttcacATGGCTGGTAAACCTATACATTCATTGAATGTAAAATGTAAGTGcaatgtataaaaatatttttattattgtttacttatttattctattactATGTGAATTTGTATTCTTCGCCTGGTCCTCCTGTGAGTCAGTATACACAGGTCCACACAAGGTGCCAGTACGCATCTCTGCCCATGGactgagttatttatttattcacttatcTATTGTCTCTGACATATTGGTgactgctgctgtctgtgtgtctgtgagtttGTGTATGGTCTGGGTAGACTGTAAAACTGAATTGCCTAACTATGTTACTATATTTTATGACACTGTGGTGGCATCAGCCATTTTTTATGGAGTGGTCTGCTGGGGCAGCAGCATCTCGGCTGCGGACAGGAAGAGACTAAGACAGAGTGATCAGGAAGGCCGGCTCTGTCCTGGGATATACCCTTGACACAGCtgaggtggtgggagagagaatgatggctaagctgtcatccatgatggagaatgactcccaccccatgcaggacaccatctcagcactggagagctccttcagcgacaggctgctccacccaaagtgtgtgaaggagcgctatcgcaggtccttccttcctgcagctgtcagactccacaaccagcactgctcccagtagaccacttacaaaCCAAAaactgataataacctgatatttgCAGGTGGAATTTTATTTCATTCTcaatgtgcaatatcattttccacttgtgcaattttgttaatagtctgtttattgtcaatactgtgtATACTGCTCCTAtgtttatacttccttctatttaaatggttcatattttgtttagctcttttttttaactgtgttagctgattcatcttgttttttgcactatcccctttgctgctgtatactgcaaattcccccactgcgggactaataaaggaatatcttatcttatgctGCTGTGTTTAAGAgatttaatgcattttttaaacCACTCCACTGCATCCATTGGGTTTCATTTAGTTCCATACAACATAAAAATCACCCTAAGCTTAAGTTAGATAGTGTAATCCATCCAAAAAAAGGAGGacagtctgcaggacagataataatgcacacagtgcactttcatagactaagctactggagttaccctgcactatactcagttttaacagttttcttcatctccttgtatttttatatctggtatatttttttgtattttgtactttcactattgcctttttactaacatgttttgcactatggaactgtgatgctggaaacttgaatttccctcgagATCAATagagttactatctatctatctatctatctatctatcgcaCATGATTTGTTGTTAATGACCTAAAACCAGCAAACACATTAGCATAGTCCTTCCATGGAGTGTTTTTATTCACAAGGTTTTCAATAACAACATTTACAATCAAATTTAGTGTGCCATTTGGACAGACAAGCTATGGTAACAGTACTAAAGACACCCAATAAACCATGAAGGCCACGTGTTTTCAACCTGGAACACATGACGTTAGTTACCGTTACTCAGCTTGATCGCTAATTCAAAGTATGCTAGCTAACTTATTCCAACTACGTATAGTTgagctagctagctaccttTAGATGTATGACAACAACGACATCTTACCTGGCAAAGGGTCGCCCGATAAACAGTGTTTCACGTTACAGTTGCATTTAGTTCTTCTTTAGAGACGATGTTCCGTTGAGAAGACGAATAAATGAAACGCAGAGCTGCATTTAAAAACAATCCTCGTTAGCGGGCAACAACAACATCCACCAGCTGGCTGCTGTCGGCATGGTGCCTGGTAACTAGGCAACGTCACTTCCTGGCAACGGTTGCTCTGGTGCAGAGCTCTCTCTGCAGTAGTCTCGTGCGTCAACAAACGTTACAGAAATATTCCTATTGATTatattatacaatatacacaatatataaacaacaatatattgtgttgtttatatatgaatttcattcattctttttttatatttttagtaattctttatatatatagtatatatatatatatatatataaaaataaatatataaatatatatatacagtatatatatatatataaataaatatataaatatatatatatatatatatatatgtatatacagtatatacccacacacacatatactgtatacagtatatgtatacagtatatatatgtactgcatttatatatatatatatatatatatatatatatatatatatatatatatatatatatattaatataaactattaaaacatatcaataatcagaaaaaacagcaaatccctTGTATGTGGAATGTCTACTGTGCAATAAACCTTATTCTTAATCAGATTCAGAATATAGTGAGTTTGGTGAATCCGCTGAACTATTATAGTGTGTTTTTGTTCATATCTTTTTCTCTACCAAGTGAATTTGAtttactattttttatattttgactaATTCTAGGGTGACAGACATCTTCATATTAATAAAATCTGGCTGCTGAGCAGCTTGTCAGAAAACTGCCGTGATTTGTCTTTTTCAGCTAAAGGTTTGAACTTCTTCAACATATCAAGAATCAGAACTAGTAGAGGAATAGACAAGAGgtcatttagtttttctttggGGATCTATTATGCCAAAGTAACTGCTCCCCCTAGTGCATACCCATTAACAAGAAAGGGGATTATCTGAAGGCGCGTCCCCTGACATTATAATTTGTCACGGGTTTTCTCTTAATAACATTGTTAGACCTAGAAGTGACACACACTAATGAAATGCCAATGTCCTAGGACAATAGGACGTGGGTGAATCTATCGTATAAACCTGTGTCTGGTCACTGTCATAGAATTTGCATGCCTATGCAGGATGGGTGGAGATGGGGATTGAATGGGGGTTATTTCTGTGGCAGTCTCATACTTACACAATCAGCCCATGGAGAAGAAATCACAAAGAGTGACAATAAGTATCTGCAAAATGAAATGAACCGTCTGGTCTAAGCTTTACAGATTGTTTTTAGAAAATTCTATATTTTACTATGCTTACTGGTGAGAAGAGAAAAGCACGCATTTGACTCTGACTGGTTGTGAAAACTCAATTACAGGGAGTGATTGTTTTCCAATAATGGGCTGTGTCAGACAGGCTGCATTCAGGCGCAGCTTCTTCTCTACACAAATAGTTCTCAGAGTAGGACCAAGGGCGCCTGGGGGTCCTTTAAATGTTTCCAGGGGGTCCACAGCTAAATGAGGATTAGTGTAATTTCACTATAATTGACTCActagcaaatatatatatattacagaaTGCATAAGAATGAGAATAGATTTCTATTTACAcattaatataaaacaatactCCTTCAATGTAGGtgtccataaaaaaacaaaaacacagacatttGTCCAATGGATGTTTGGGTCTTGTGTTATTTGGTTGTCTgtaatagggctgcaactaactattttCTTGTtgcctataaaatgtcagaaaatagtgggaAAAGGCACATTATAATCTCCCGGAGCCCAAGGCGATGTCTCCAATTTTCTCGTTTCAtctgaccaacagtctaaaacccaaaagatattcaatttatataTGGCAAAGGAATATATCAAATCCTCATATTTTGAGAAGCTTGAATCAGAGAATATTTGGCGTTTtctttttacttaaaaaaatggcCAAACGATGAAtagattattaaaatatttgcagattaatttaaagTTGATCAGCTAATCTATTAATCAacaaatcatttcagctctagtcagtaagtaaaaaaaaaaaaacgaacaaAATATACTGGACAGTTTAATTATTTGTAAAATCAGCCATTTGTCTACCGGTAACATAAAGCAATGATAAATCTCTGCTGATGAATTGTATTTCTGAATGAAATGAGCCTATCTAGTATACATATTTCACCAGCCTTTGTcttattaaataatgaaaagTACATACATTACATGATATAATAAGTTtatcttttaaacatcaaattaCATCCATCTGTAGTTGTGCCTTTGTTGCCATGATAATACTTTATGTAGGAATTGACCAAAAGcgtaaaagtaaattaaaagaaatttaACATCATTACAGAAATTACTGAATTTTGCAATTCTGGACACATTTCTATAAAACAAAGAGATTATAGTGTcactccaaaagtttgcgaaTGCTTTACCAATGTCAGATGATGTCCGTCTGAAAGGCTGAGCTCAGATTACCTTTGGCCTCTGAGGCAGACACAGATTATAATACGCAGTTTGATCCCAAAAATCTGGTCCTTTCCAGCCACACCAGCCCTGAGAAAGATAACATACATATTACATTCATTCAACACAGCACAGTATGTGAAAATGTTTACACTACAGAGAGAGATGCAGCCGGTGTAGATGCTTGTAACAGTTACCTTGTCTGTGATAACCTGTAAGTCCTCTGCTCCTGTGTAATGTGGATCGAGGATGAGATAGCGGATCTGCCCGGTGGTCTCGCTCCACGCCACACCTAGAATGGTGTGAGCTAAAACTCCCCCTCCTGCAAAACAGGAAACAGTAACGTGAAAAAATAGCTTGAATTCATCTTAGGAAAACCTTTACCAAGATTTTACCGAAGCTTTCTGTCATAGggaattaaaatgattatgattaagATTAAGATTAAGTTTTAGGTATTATTATTGTCTTAGGTGAAGAGATTGTGTACTATTGTATAAGGAATCCCTAAACAGAcatgattcaaatatttttttaatgctgttaTCTTAAGAAAACTAGCTTTGTTATCTTGAGATAATTAGATAATTAACTCGTTATCACGAGTAAACAAAAGgttgttttctttaattaatcAAACGGCCCATATTGAGCTCACAGTGATGGACTTGGTGACGTTAGCGGAAGGATACAAGTGTGACTACaaccagttttcaaaataacacattaacaaaggtatatataaaatacatatatggaaataagattaaatGGATTACATTCACAAGCAGTGCAAAACATTTTATCtgtgtcccttataaattaaaaagaaaatacaaataaacttcACCAAGTCCATCAGTGTCAGCCGTGGATGTAAACATACAGTCAGCTCGAtctgggccgtttgaatgcatttaccgtcggctgatttgacccatttttacattttaagtaatggaagaaaacaacccTTTGTTTTCTCGTGATAGCGAGTTAATTATCTTATTATCGCGAGATAACAAAGCTCATTTTCTCGAGTTAACCACATAATTAACTTGTGATCTCGAGATAACAAAGCTCATTTTCTCGAGTTAACCACATAATTAACTTGTGATCTCGAGATAACGGTATTAAAGAAATGTTTGAATCATGTCCGTTTAGGGCTTCAGTAATTATATGACAATATATACACAAATGATGTTAAGGTATTAAAGATTGTGCAAGCTGTTTGAGTTTAATTAAAGGCCTAAATGCTTGTAGCATAGTTTGGGAACAGTTCTGAAATAGTTCAGACATGCAGTTTACCTATCATGATGGGAGTCCCTTCAGTAAGGAAATGGTTGGCCAGTTCTCTGCCTTTGGATGCCAGCTCCGAACCTTGACTAAAGAGTACAAACATGTATCATCAGATGAATCCAAATACATGCAGTACATCATCACACAAAGTGCTATCCACAGGCGTCTCACAACACACCTCACAAACATGATCTTGGAAGTGACTCCaagcagctgattcagaacaaCCTGAACCTCAATGGATCCGATCCACTGGCGTGATCCAACAAAGGACGCCTGTTTGTCTCCAACATCCGCTAAGGCCTGGAAAGGGGAGAGCCcattaaaaacagacatttgGACATTTCTATCGTATTGTGGAGTCATATTTACAGGACCAACTGCTGTACCTGCTGGATCTCCTTGTGAGTGGGCACGGCTCGCTCTACGTAGCCTTGCTGCTGGAACCAGGAGCAGATGGTCTGGAGGGAGCGATAAGCGCAGCCCCAGCCGTTGTCGTCCATGTGGTCCTGCATGTAGTGGTGATAGCTGTAGATCCCCTGGACCGAGTACACCTtgagaaaagacacacacatgagagaagaagacaagGTTACGATTCCGCGCAGAATAGGTCTACGTCGAGATAGAGTGTGACAGACTTCAATTTGGTGATTGGTCGCACCTTTCCATTGTCCAGGGTGGGATGTGTGAGGACCAGATGAGGGTTTCGGAGGTAACCATCTTTGTAGGGCTCATTGGGAAAGTGGTAAGCATTGGCTCTTCTAAAATAGGGCCAGTCATCTGGTAGCTCTAACTGTTGATGCAGTTCCTATAAGATAGAGATTTTGtgtacaataaaaatgaaaaaaatatatgttaaaagacAACATAAATCAGGAGTTAAAGGGttacttcggtatttttcaaccccattttccaatgtttttgtgtctaagtgactgatagggacaacaatttgtgaaattggtccagcattgagggagagcgctgtaaccGACAGCAGCGAAATGCTGCGAAAGTGAGCAGCATTAgtgtaacgttacgtccactgaaagtgcttgtttttgccattgacaagctcagattgttattataagtgtttgacaacattatggaaatgaCCCTACAGAGAAGTAAGCATATTATATATTACCTTTCCTTACCTTTAAACATattacctttctcttgatcgggtctgtttgttattgtgtcgaagtcccgctcaaggagaagtgtcgttgtgaaatctgaatattcgTATActctgactcaaataaatatgctTGGCtgtcgaattcaaagacctcatacacattgtggaaatcatttaaatattcagccatgacatcgaaaaatcttttagataacactaagcttcGCTTTTTGTACTCCAACataacaaactctgcccggctggctctcacgtttccaccatggatgtattccactattccaccgttgtcctCCGGCAACGCGTcgcctcgccagatttcagaacgagacttctccttgagcgagactcttttcACAatattgtcagacacttataataacaatcggaGCCTGTCAAGgccaaaacaagcacttttagtcgACCtaaaatgacggtgccaggttgccccaataGCAACATATTGCAGcccagcgctctccctcaatactggaccaatttcagaaattgttgtcgctattagtcagttagacacaaacacattaatggGAAAATAGCacccaggttgaaaaataccaaagttgcCCTCAAAGCAAAGACAATGCTATACTTTTAATTAAGGCAGTGTTTTATACAAGTACAATGAGTTGGATCCACTGCCTGTTGGATAAACAGAGTAAACATCTCTATGCTGTATGTTGTTGGAGTGATTAAGATATTAAAATCAGGGGAACTACAAGTTACCTTACTGTTTGTTTGGGATTTTAAAGACTCTCAGTCTGTGGTTCTTACCGTACGTTGTGCCTCTAATTGGCTGTCAGGCACTCCTGCTGGGTAAACCACAGTCACCAGTCCTTTAGGCTCtgggaggaggaagtggagcgCTTCAGGTACCAGCAGCGTGGTCCCCTTCATGTGTTGCAGGGTCACTTTCTCCATCTCACACAGCTGATGAGTCAGCGCCTCCAACAGGCGCTCACAGGCACTGCATGGCCAGGAGAAAAATCTTTCACAGTGAGCAAAACTATTCATGGCTGTGGCTGGTGGTGAGTTCAAGTTTACCAACACTGACGCAGTGAGGTTTCAGAGTTTGGTCAGTAATATTTTTAAGGTGAGACTTACTCTTTGATAGTGTCACTGCCGGTGGTACGGACAACGCAGTCCATGGGAAGAGTTGTAGACATGAAGTGGGATTTCTTGACTGTTCTGCTGAGGATCGGGGCTGAAAGAGGGCCCGTCTTTGTCGCCTCCATCATCAGGCGAAGGTTAATGACACTCTGAATGACAAGGGTGAATTTATATTCAAGCACAAGCACACAGACACCATAAGGACAATAAGCACATTCTGAAAACGTTCACAATTAATGAACCAATCCATTTACAAAACAGATGATGAACAGCTTGAGATGTCTCGCTGATCTCTCGGCTACAACGAAAATCAGACTGCGGTTTCCTCAAACCTGCCAACGATTCATTTATCTTCTCAGTTGTTCTTGCAAGTTCTTGTATTTTCCGCCTTGATGTGTCTGATAGTGGCGctcaatattatattccttgAGCACTGAAAGGTGCTATGAACACACCGAGCACACTGGCTTCCCATTCTGTGAAGAAATAGGAactatttttttccctgttgaAAGGGTGTTTTTGGTGGGGAGTATTGTTATCCGATGAGAGGctcgcactgtaaaggacagagggtgtcgtatcctgtacagattgtaaagccccctgaggcaaatttgtgattttgggctatacaaataaaactgacttgacttgacttagGTTACATCTACAATACAAAATACTGCTGAGATGCTGTGGCAGATACCAGTGTTGTAGTAAAGACCACCTAAATCaagaccaagtcatgaccaagactAGAGCGTATCGAGACAAGACCgagactttgaggggttgagaccaagtcaagtCAAGACCGGACCAGTGTGAGtcccacactgcatgacacacttACGATAAAATCTGGAACATGCAAACCACTGTGGCAGTCCTCATattgatctgaaagatccacattcccataaaacatccacagaaaacaaatgatgaTTCCTCTTTATTGCCAAATATAtactatgtgtgtatgtataagtGAACCATGTGAAATGTCTCGATAATATAACCAAAAGGCATTGGAGAGGTGAATGTTATGTGTGggaattttcctttgttttctatgaggaatcacagtaatgatgttaacaaaTCAATCAGACAATAAAACAGGCAGTTTAGTGATATTCCCACAGTTGTGGTCTTGACCtgtcttgaaataaaatccaCAGTCCCTTTTTATCTGAGACtgagaccttcaaaaagtggtcttgAGACCGGTCTCGAGAACTACAACACTGGCAGATACCTAGTGGTTTGCAGTGTTTCGTGACTTCCCCTATTAGTACAGTTAATGTTGCAAAAACACAACTTCCAACCATCTCCATAATCAAAACTTGTACATACCGCTGCTgaactttttttgcttttcttttttgcagATCTCTTGCCGGCGCTCTCTTGTTCATCAGTcctgaaataaatgaaaacctTAATTACAattcagacaaacaaacaaacaaaaagaggaGGATTCCATATAAGAAAGGAAAGATTTTAATAAGTGAACTTACTGAATCCATTGATGTATATCTTCACACAGCATGTGTGGAGTTACTTCTTCAGGTGTTGTATTAAAACCTTTGTTTGGCCAAATAATAACAGGACTGTCGCTCACTGTTAGAACACAGGACTCGGATTTCACCTGAGAGCGAAGCGTCTCAAATGTTCTCGAGATGAATTTGTGATTGAGCAGCGCTGAaagaacacagacagacaatatTAGTCCTTTAACATTACTACACTGTTTACACAGTACATTTTTTACCCTGCTGGTATTGTATTATTCTTGCTGCCATATGTATTTTTGcatgcatttatcttttagtcaattttaaaacacataataaaacCGGTGCACATCCTTTTATGTGACAGTgcactttaaaaacatgtattaatCTTTATCTAATAAACACAACTAGAATCTTACCAGGATTTAATTTTGGAACAAAagggtagggtgaatattcctgtaatttttcatattgcaatatttatagcagaaaaaaaatattgcaatatcagtttTGTGCAGCCcgaatttgtacattagcaggaatgtagcacagcatgaAAGCATGTTTATttgaatgtgaaagtgcaataaaaatatgtttatatgtccctaaaatcaataaataatcgtgatatcaatattcgtcaaaataatcgtgattatcattttagcCAGAGTTGTGCAGTGAAATACAATTTGCCAAAACTATAATCTAGTAGTATTTTTATATGGAATAAACTTGCTTTGGTGTCGAAATGTGTTCAGGGTTGACATTGCACTGTGGGATTTTGGACTGTTAACCTCAGCATTACTAAAAGCCTGGCTATGGTCCTGCAGGTAGTTTTATGGTCCTGCAGGTAGTGTTATGGTCCTGCAGGTAGTTTTATGGTCCTGCAGGTAGTGCTATGGTCCTGCAGGTAGTTTTATGGTCCTGCAGGTAGTGCTATGGTCCTGCAGGTAGTGCTATGGTCCTGCAGGTAGTGGTATGGTCCTACAGGTAGTGGTATGGTCCTGCAGGTAGTTTTATGGTCCTGCAGGTAGTGCTATGGTCCTGCAGGTAGTTTTATGGTCCTGCAGGTAGTGCTATGGTCCTGCAGGTAGTTTTATGGTCCTGCAGGTAGTGCTATGGTCCTGCAGGTAGTGCTATGGTCCTACAGGTAGTGCTATGGTCCTGCAGGTAGTGCTATGGTCCTGCAGGTAGTGCTATGGTCCTGCAGGTAGTGCTATGGTCCTACAGGTAGTGCTATGGTCATGCAGTTAGTGCTATGGAAGTTACATATCAGGGTTGTGGAGGCTTAGGTGGAGATAAATGATACAGCATCTAGGAAGGACACAGCAGCAAGGAAAATGAACCATGTGGCACTGAAACCAGTCTAGTACGATTAAACTGTGGCTGGGACCACATTAAAACCTTATATTATCCaacttaaatattaaaatatattgtaGTGAATACCATCTGTGCTGTCCAGCTGACATTTGAACTGCAGTGGGCCTCTGACACGAAGGATGGTCCCTGTGTCGGAGGACTGGGAGTCTGTAACAAcctgtgaaaacaaacacaagaagaGAGTAAATAACCTGACAGAGGACCAGAGTTATTCACCTTAAAGCAGGTTTTATTGACTGCCAACAAGGAAGCGATTGGCAGTAAACATATCTACTACATGCACGTCTCGTTTAGCTGATTTATCAGTATATTTACCATCGTGGAGTTCAGTGTAATAATGTAAAATCAAGCTGCTCCTCCGGAGGCTGACATGTCAGAGGAAGTATTCAACGTGTCTCTGGCTGCGGCTTCCTATTGGTCCACACTGACCCCGCCCACTTATGTTGCATTCACGGTAACTCGTAATTTGAGGATTTTACAGGACAACAGTGTAATTAGACGGTGGTTGCAAACCACTTTTTggctgttaaaggtcccatattatgctcattttcaggttcatacttgtattttgtgtttctactagaacatgtttacatgctgtaatgttaaaaaaaagacattattttcctcatactgtcagcctgaatatatctgtattcaccctctctctgaaacgctccgttttagtgcagttcaatggaattgcaacagaattgcgtcgCTAGGCAACAGATGggttccatgtttacttcctgtcagctgatgttatttacatactctgcaacaggaaataaactgggacacatttagaatgtgtacgtttaaaactgtgtaatggtctaaatattgt
This window contains:
- the ufsp2 gene encoding ufm1-specific protease 2, with protein sequence MVVTDSQSSDTGTILRVRGPLQFKCQLDSTDALLNHKFISRTFETLRSQVKSESCVLTVSDSPVIIWPNKGFNTTPEEVTPHMLCEDIHQWIQTDEQESAGKRSAKKKSKKSSAASVINLRLMMEATKTGPLSAPILSRTVKKSHFMSTTLPMDCVVRTTGSDTIKDACERLLEALTHQLCEMEKVTLQHMKGTTLLVPEALHFLLPEPKGLVTVVYPAGVPDSQLEAQRTELHQQLELPDDWPYFRRANAYHFPNEPYKDGYLRNPHLVLTHPTLDNGKVYSVQGIYSYHHYMQDHMDDNGWGCAYRSLQTICSWFQQQGYVERAVPTHKEIQQALADVGDKQASFVGSRQWIGSIEVQVVLNQLLGVTSKIMFVSQGSELASKGRELANHFLTEGTPIMIGGGVLAHTILGVAWSETTGQIRYLILDPHYTGAEDLQVITDKGWCGWKGPDFWDQTAYYNLCLPQRPKVI